The sequence below is a genomic window from Clostridium putrefaciens.
AAAGTTTTTACGAGATAGAGTATTAAATTCATTTAAGGCGCAAAGAATGGATGGAGTAGGCAATCATATTATAAAAGAATTATTTAAAGCATATATCGATAATCCACAACAACTTCCCGATAAGACAATTATTAGTTTGTATATAAACTTAATGTCAGAGGGTGGATTGGATGAGTATAAAGTAAACGGTAAAATATCAGTAGGGAAATTAAGAAATAAGTTGCAAGTAGATCATAATAATAGATTTAGAGAAAGTAATTATATTAATGGCTTGACTAGAACAATATGTGATTATATTTCGGGAATGACGGATAGATATGCTATAAGTGAACATAGAAAATTATATAATTATAAATAGAATGAGGTATGATATAGCACATTAAATCAGATTTGTATAATACATTGGCAGATGGAAATCCTTTTGTTGTAATAGTTTTTATTATTGAATGTGATTGTTAATTAATGTACAATTTAAGTGTTAATATAATTTTATTTTTCGTTTAATATCAGGAGCATATTGCTAATTTAAAGATTGGAGTAAAATAATGAAAAAGAATACATTTAAAGTTTTGAAATTATTTATTTGGTTGTTATTTATCTTATATTTATTTATTCTTATTAATGTAATTGTCTTAAAAGGTATAAACCCATTAAAAATTACAATACCTAATATACATAGATCTTTCATTGAAAAAATATCAGCTATAAATTTCATTCCTTTTAAAACAATATTATATTATTTAGGTGGGAATGAGCCTTTAACTACATGTGTAAAAAATATACTAGGAAATATTTTTGCATTTAGTCCCCTAGGGTTTTTATTACCCATACTATTTAAGAAATGTAAAAAGATTAAACATATATTTTTTGTATCATTTATACTAAGCTTATCAATTGAAATAACCCAGGTACAGTTCTATTTAGGAAGCTGCGATATTGATGATATTATACTAAATGTTTCAGGAGCTATTTTAGGATTTGCCATATATCAAGTGATTCTTAGACACAGGTGGAATTTGCTTATAAGGAATACATCTCCATCTGAAACCTAGAGCACCTCTGAGGTTCAGAAAATTACCAGGTACAAACATTTTACATTACCATATTTGCTTATATTACTTTATATGGTACAATAGCCAAAGAATATATTAAGGAGGAATGTAAGTTATGAAACCAGCTAGTTGCTAAACAAGATATTGATTTCACCTAAAAATTAATAATCTGTTCTATTAGAGTATTACTTTCACATATATGTGGAGGGTGTATTTGTTGCACTCTTTTATAGAATTAGCAATTTAGAAGATAACTTACGTTACTAAAATATTTATATTTAATAAGATGAAAAGGTTTAATGATTTATATAGTGGTAGTATAGTGTTTTGAAGCTTAATATGATGTTAGCTTTAAGTTAGTTAATATTAAGTTTAACTTACAGTGAGCACTACCTTAAAGGATACCTACTTAAAATTTTTAATAATTTCTAGTTTTATCTTAATTAAATAGAGTAATTTTGTGTTTTAGACTGTAAGAGGAGAAATCTTCTTATGGTCTTTTTGTTGTGCGAATACATTTTTATAATAATAGAGTTTGGCGAAAAAGGTAAAGAATAAAAAAAGTAAAGAAAGAAAAGAGGAATTTATTATGATGGAATTATCTTTTAATAACTTAAAGAAGTATCTAGATGCCACTCTAGTTCTTGAAAATATAAGCTTTAGTGTTTATGATACTTGAAGGTAAGGCTAGAGAGTATTTATCAAAGTTTATGTTCTTTGGAAGTGATGTATCTAAATATGTAAGCTATGTTGTTATATAAAATTTTGCTATATACTTTAATAAGATGCAAAACAAGAAGATAATAGGTTTATTTATTAGGAGGGTAATATGGACACAAAGAAAATTTTTATTATAGAGGATGAGGAGAAGATTAGGAAGGAACTAAGCACATTTTTAAATAGATATGGGTATGAAACTAGTTATTCTTTAAATTTTGAAAACATAGTAGAAGAAGTTATGAAAGAAAAATATCATTTAATTTTATTAGATATTAATCTTCCTTACTATGATGGTTATTATATTTGCAGGGAAATAAGAAGAAGAAGTTCTGTGCCAATAATAGTTGTAACAAGCAGGGATAGTGAAGTAGATGAGCTTATGAGCATGAAT
It includes:
- a CDS encoding VanZ family protein; this translates as MKKNTFKVLKLFIWLLFILYLFILINVIVLKGINPLKITIPNIHRSFIEKISAINFIPFKTILYYLGGNEPLTTCVKNILGNIFAFSPLGFLLPILFKKCKKIKHIFFVSFILSLSIEITQVQFYLGSCDIDDIILNVSGAILGFAIYQVILRHRWNLLIRNTSPSET